One stretch of Elusimicrobiota bacterium DNA includes these proteins:
- a CDS encoding biopolymer transporter ExbD, which produces MSFKTDDNTEITSGINITPLVDVCLVLVIIFMVTAPLLSEPAFKVNLPAARTQEGEEKEKIIISISDGEKYSVNEVVFKTKEELFKGIDKALGASDLKVVVIKADKNAGFGILTDVMAKAKAAGAVNITIATEQLKKGK; this is translated from the coding sequence ATGTCTTTCAAAACTGATGACAACACTGAGATAACGAGCGGCATCAATATCACTCCCCTGGTGGATGTCTGCCTGGTGCTGGTTATTATTTTTATGGTTACGGCTCCGCTTCTCTCCGAACCGGCGTTCAAGGTTAATTTGCCCGCCGCCCGCACGCAGGAAGGGGAGGAAAAGGAGAAAATAATAATTTCCATCTCCGACGGTGAAAAGTATTCCGTAAATGAAGTGGTTTTTAAAACGAAAGAAGAGCTTTTTAAGGGGATCGATAAGGCGCTTGGCGCCAGCGACCTTAAGGTTGTGGTTATAAAGGCCGATAAGAATGCCGGCTTCGGCATTCTTACCGATGTGATGGCTAAAGCCAAAGCCGCCGGCGCCGTAAACATTACCATCGCCACCGAGCAGCTGAAGAAGGGTAAATAG